Genomic DNA from Theobroma cacao cultivar B97-61/B2 chromosome 3, Criollo_cocoa_genome_V2, whole genome shotgun sequence:
TGAGTAGGTTTGGATAAATCACTGATAATTGGGGACGCTGGTAGCAGGAGCTTCTATCTTAGAAAAAGTAGCAGTGACAATAGTAGCAATGTAGCATCTAATTCTTTTGTTTCAGAAATTGGTTTAGAAGGAGCGAATTCTCCTCCAGCTGTTCCACCTCCAACATATTTACTTACAGCTTTCATAGCTCGAAAACTCAGCAAAATTGTAAGAAGAACGCGTAGGCTCTGGAAGGTATTGGTTTGCTTGCGATGAGGATATCCAGGATCATACCATTGTTAGAGTAAGACAACCTATATGTTATCATGCTGCTCTAACAACGGTGATTCGtaattccattttctcatttttttgaTTGCTTcctcccatttttttttatcggGATTGGCTTTCTATTATTTACCATCATCAGTCATATATGTCATGTAAAAATGTAAGTATTACCTTGTGGTTTCCCAATTTTCTTTTAGGACACGATGCTGATTGttcattttaatattcaaaaatgaaaagaaaaaggaaaatttattttattttcttttgaagtttGATAATTTCTTGTTGTTACATGACTTGAATCTCAAGCTCCAGTACTTACAGAGGAAATTGACAGACCTGTAAATAAGTTTCAGCTTAGCATCAAATATTTGAATCAGTGAAACCATTCATCTTAACTGAATTCAAGTTTGGGTTTGTTCTCTGACTGGTTATGAACTTGCATATGGTTTCTTCATCAGGTTTTAATGAATCAATGTCTGAAAagtcattttcttttgaaggGACTTGTTAATATGGATGCAAGGAGTGaatcaaagaaagaaacatgaaAGATAGGTAAAGTTGCATGAAAGACCATAAGGatgacttaaaaaattaatgtaataGTCTTTTAAATTGGCTTTTCTGACAATCCATTGAACCAGAATCATGTATTATGGGCTCAATCTAAGCCTGGACGGAATAAATTTATCATGATTATAAGCGAATATTCTGCTTCTTTGCAATAAAAATGTTACACGTGGAAGTGAGCCtgtattgaaaaagaaaggattTGACCATTACTACCGGCAAAGGCTTTCAGGACTTGGTCGGTTTGCTGGCACGAAGGTTAAGTCAATAATTTAGGGTTTTCTTCAGAGTTGGGTTGCTGAGCCTCAACTGTTCCATCTAAACCAACAGGAAAAGCACCTGAATGTAAAAGCAATGAATTTaactccctttttcttttgaacgAAGGGACGAGGATTAGTTAGGTTGTCTTTCTCTTTAGGATGCCATCATCTAAAAAGTCATTGCTAATAGCCTTTTGACTTGTTATTATTGTTCATGCAAAAAGAGGGAGAAGCCTCCACGGATGCTAGAACACCGTTGGGCTTTGGCCTACCATCATCAATGTGCGTAATGGCTTAAATGGCCTGCATTATGATTTGGCCATATTAAGAAGAAATCTCTAGATTTACGAAGAAATGTTAGGCACCATTTAAAAAAGATGAAACTGTTAGGTTAACGGACCACAATGGAGAGTTCAACTGACTCAGCTCGCAACAAGGGGTTAAGGAGGCCAAAGGATCTTTAATGTGTTGGTACGTGCCTACGTTTTAGTGTCACCCGCATGTTGTGGCCTGCATTAGATTCCAAATCCTAGCTGTTCCCTTCATGTGTTGCTGGGTTTGTATTCCAGTAACCAAAGGCGGAAAAACCTAAGATATTGaggattttctatttttcaatttcGAGCTACTTGGCAAATAAAGTACACAACCAAAtactgaaaaaaaattactaaataaaTGTCACACTCTTATACAAGTATCTactcttcctctctttccctTCCCCACTTTTTTTGAGTTAGTCTAATGCTTAGATTCCGAAAACTAGCACTCTCAAATCTAAAtcccttttctttgtaatAAGGACGTTTCAGACGTTGGTCCTAGTCGATTAATTTTGTTTGGGTTCGTTCAGTTCACATGTCATTCTAAGGAGTAAGGGAATGGGCACTGGAACAATGCCCTTTGCACTTTGCAGTATAATGGCCTGAAGCAGATGGCTGCTACTGTTGCTAACTTGCTATGAAGTCCGAATTTGTTTCTACTTTCTACTATTGGCAAAAACAATAAGTGAGCCACGTACCTGGACCGTCTTTACTTGGGGAAGACACTCCCAAAAATGCTCAAATCatactaaataaattaatccCCTCATGATAAGCCAATAGGCTGCTTAACTGGACTGGACAGGCCTTTTTAACATGATAAAGGGACACAGCACTCCTCCTTCGAAgaccttttattgtaaatgggTTATTGATGTAAGGGTATCCAACTCAATTATATAGATTCAGATATCCTATATTCAATTAtgaagtaaatttaaaaaatatttttaatactcAATTCGAGTTCGAGTATTACTCTTAAAGTACTTTAAATCTAAATtcgattatatatatatatcatctgCCTTTCAAGTAATATCAGATCAAACCATTCAATTACTTTTGCTTTGcacatcaaattaaaaaattatcattcaaatttaattcaatGGATTTTGCCATTGTGACATGTTTAGATATTTTATCTCCTTCGGTATTTAGGCCAAATCAATTTCCTTCACTAGGGACTATTGTTCTTATCTCATTCTCATGCACctcttttaattttccttcACATGGAATGTTATTAACTGCATGTCATTAATGCAGGAATGTGGACCTATTTCTAGTGCATTGGAAAGTAAAAATCTATTAAATTTATGACATGCCAGGCGTAAGACTGATGAGGAGTATAGATTATCAATGCAAATCATACAGTAATATACAACTCATAGAGTTAATGCACCTactaatcaataattaatcgGTAACTATCCATCTATGTACAGTCTCTTTACAATGTTCTTCACAGGGATTggtaattgatttaaaatcccACGGATACCGTATTTTTCAAACAGGGCGAGTTCAAAATAGCTTGAACTCTAGGGACAGTCCCAGAACTGAACAATTTCCTGGAACTTTCGCCCTCCCTCTGCTTTATGCTACAAAATCCAAAACCTTTCAAAACAATCATATCAGCCAAAGTCACATTCTCTCGTTTGCGATCACCATGGTTCCTCGTTCTTCAGGTAACCGGAGACTTTGCTCAATCAGGGTTCTTTCAGCCTCCGAAAGATCAATACAGACATCCGTCCCGGAGCATCATTCATGCCTCGTTAACTGGCGAGGAGGCCTAAATGCAGTCCCCTCAACCACAAGGCTGACAACGTCGCCACCGGCGAGGTTTCCAGTGGATGATGGATCTCAGCGAAGGCTGTCAAAGTTGTTGCTGAAGGTGAATATAGACAGAAGCTTGGGGCCAGTGCATGTGGTGATGCCAGCGGAGAATACAGTGAATGATTTGATCAAAGCTGCTGTAGAAATTTacgtgaaagagaagagaCGGCCATTGCTGGAGGAAACTAATCCTAAGTTTTTCCAGCTTCATTATTCGCAGTTCAGCCTGGAAAGTAAGTTTCTTTCGttctttttctctgttttcttAAGGTTTTTGTGAATCTAaaacattttctcttttctctgcCCTACAAACTTCATAATCATGTCATAGTTTGATAATCTTTACATGCAAAGAATTACTATCGATTCATTTAATTGGGTTGTTTTCGTAGTAATTAATCATAAGGGGAGCTGCACTAAAATGCGAATAAGCAATCAGTATGTTAAGAAA
This window encodes:
- the LOC18606370 gene encoding uncharacterized protein At4g22758 encodes the protein MVPRSSGNRRLCSIRVLSASERSIQTSVPEHHSCLVNWRGGLNAVPSTTRLTTSPPARFPVDDGSQRRLSKLLLKVNIDRSLGPVHVVMPAENTVNDLIKAAVEIYVKEKRRPLLEETNPKFFQLHYSQFSLESLEPEEKLINLGSRNFFLYLKPSSSVTSCGSEEAKIACQSMSPLTKFMEFLL